A genome region from Coprococcus phoceensis includes the following:
- a CDS encoding helix-turn-helix domain-containing protein produces the protein MKKIENTALQMIAEASRCPDYGPDMVKSLMKKLDMNEKGFALLMNVAPSTVRLWTSGAAQPCGTAKRLMQIYETGPEIVGKIAGGQLPADGRD, from the coding sequence ATGAAAAAAATTGAAAATACCGCTTTGCAGATGATTGCCGAGGCTTCCCGGTGTCCAGACTACGGCCCCGATATGGTTAAATCGCTGATGAAAAAGCTGGACATGAACGAAAAGGGCTTTGCGCTTTTGATGAATGTTGCCCCATCCACAGTGCGTCTTTGGACCAGCGGAGCTGCACAGCCTTGCGGCACAGCAAAACGCCTCATGCAGATTTATGAAACCGGTCCGGAGATTGTCGGCAAGATTGCCGGCGGGCAGCTACCGGCAGATGGGAGGGATTGA
- a CDS encoding DUF3991 domain-containing protein, translating into MPGVTKEQIQAAREADLFTYLQFHEPGVLKQDGPNFRHKEHDSLVYVTGKRYWYWNSRGRSINALDYLIQIRGYGLVDAVHALVGGEIPQEPAYRSTAEIQVSKEPEKKTFALPWARRCATAAVFYLQKRGISSEVIRQCLQAGIFYEARYHGEPVCVFVGKDDSGKAKFACMRSISGNLKKDVYGSDKGYNFCYPPQSPGSRHVAVFEAPIDALSHATLQELEGWKWNGYRLSLGGTSHVALTSFLERHPEIRRVTLYMDHDLAGFVNARKIKTMLHEDKRFRHIRVSVNPPRMGKDYNEKLLLVREQLQTSQHQRRPKEAAVSI; encoded by the coding sequence ATGCCCGGCGTAACCAAAGAACAGATTCAGGCAGCGCGGGAAGCTGACTTGTTTACTTACCTGCAATTCCATGAACCCGGCGTGCTGAAACAGGATGGACCTAATTTCCGGCATAAGGAGCATGACAGTCTGGTATATGTGACCGGGAAAAGGTACTGGTACTGGAACAGCCGCGGACGGAGTATCAATGCGCTGGACTACCTGATCCAGATTCGGGGATATGGTCTTGTGGATGCGGTTCATGCTCTGGTAGGTGGCGAAATCCCACAGGAACCGGCTTACCGAAGTACGGCAGAAATACAGGTATCAAAAGAGCCGGAAAAGAAAACATTCGCTCTCCCCTGGGCCAGACGTTGCGCGACCGCTGCGGTCTTCTATTTGCAGAAACGGGGGATCAGCTCAGAAGTCATTCGCCAGTGTTTACAAGCCGGGATTTTTTACGAAGCCCGGTATCATGGAGAACCGGTTTGTGTGTTTGTTGGGAAAGATGATTCCGGGAAAGCGAAGTTTGCCTGTATGCGCAGTATCAGCGGCAATCTCAAAAAGGATGTCTATGGCAGCGACAAAGGATATAACTTTTGTTATCCCCCGCAAAGTCCGGGCAGCCGGCATGTGGCAGTCTTTGAAGCTCCTATTGATGCGCTTTCCCATGCGACACTTCAAGAGCTGGAGGGATGGAAATGGAATGGTTATCGCTTGTCTTTGGGCGGTACTTCCCATGTGGCGCTGACTTCTTTCCTGGAACGCCACCCGGAGATACGGCGTGTTACCCTTTATATGGACCACGACCTTGCCGGATTTGTCAATGCCCGGAAAATCAAGACCATGCTTCACGAGGATAAACGTTTCCGTCATATCCGGGTAAGTGTCAACCCTCCCCGGATGGGAAAAGATTACAATGAGAAATTGCTGCTGGTTCGGGAACAACTGCAAACCAGCCAGCACCAACGCCGCCCAAAAGAGGCGGCTGTTTCAATTTAG
- a CDS encoding DUF6017 domain-containing protein → MAVFRVEKTKDFTIMSNHHLRNTELSLKAKGLLSLMLSLPEDWDYTTKGLAHICKDGVDSITTALKELERHGYLTRQRLRYDNGQLGDIEYTIHEQPVSTENTGLSPKRENPRQVKPEQAKPKQAEPEQENPAQLNTNPLKTKKSKKDKSITYPSIYPAEPEAANRTDGMDRIELIEAYREIIKENIEYDLLVLRYGRERLDEALELMLEVILSKRPYIRIAGDDFPREIVKSRFLKINSGHLEYVFDCIDKNTTKVGNIKAYLLAALYNAPATMDSYYRAEVNHDLYGC, encoded by the coding sequence ATGGCAGTATTCCGTGTAGAGAAAACAAAGGACTTTACGATAATGAGCAATCACCATCTGCGCAATACGGAGTTGTCCTTAAAGGCAAAGGGGCTTTTATCACTTATGTTGTCGCTGCCGGAAGATTGGGATTATACCACAAAGGGACTCGCCCATATCTGCAAGGATGGTGTGGATTCTATCACTACTGCCCTGAAGGAACTGGAGCGGCATGGTTATCTCACCAGACAGCGCCTCCGCTATGATAACGGGCAGTTGGGAGACATTGAATATACGATCCATGAGCAGCCTGTAAGTACCGAAAACACAGGGCTTTCACCTAAACGGGAAAATCCAAGACAGGTAAAACCAGAACAGGCAAAACCTAAACAGGCGGAACCTGAACAGGAAAATCCGGCACAATTAAATACTAATCCATTAAAAACAAAAAAATCAAAAAAAGATAAATCAATAACTTATCCATCAATCTATCCGGCAGAGCCGGAAGCGGCAAACCGCACGGATGGGATGGATCGGATAGAGCTGATAGAAGCCTATCGTGAAATCATCAAAGAAAATATTGAATATGACTTACTGGTCTTACGGTATGGCAGGGAACGTTTGGATGAAGCCCTTGAACTTATGCTTGAAGTGATTTTGTCGAAACGCCCTTACATTCGCATTGCCGGAGATGATTTTCCGAGGGAAATCGTCAAGAGCCGGTTCCTGAAGATCAATTCCGGCCACTTAGAGTATGTCTTTGACTGTATCGACAAGAACACAACGAAGGTCGGAAACATCAAAGCGTATCTGCTGGCGGCGCTGTATAATGCCCCGGCTACAATGGACAGCTATTACCGTGCCGAGGTCAATCACGACCTGTACGGCTGTTAG
- a CDS encoding DUF5720 family protein: protein MELNEMEKKLLFQVEGDYQTKILNELYMTVRYSNNSEQREAAEGLMAKLRVLSNAECMDLVKDIQKNYRLPYPARTIGEKIAEARQQSGAEKLKGHDIMALERFDPEVKHMIVFDVLSYDSPVGDKGDKMRLFLTDAGYQKFLESQERGEVKLKNHAKVSDGHLHYDRRDHAL from the coding sequence ATGGAATTAAACGAAATGGAAAAAAAGCTGCTCTTTCAAGTGGAGGGCGATTATCAGACAAAGATCCTGAATGAACTTTATATGACCGTGCGGTATTCAAATAATTCCGAACAGCGGGAGGCGGCAGAAGGTCTTATGGCAAAACTTCGTGTTCTGTCAAATGCAGAGTGCATGGACTTGGTAAAAGATATTCAGAAGAATTACCGTCTGCCCTATCCAGCCCGGACGATTGGAGAAAAGATCGCCGAGGCCAGACAACAATCAGGGGCAGAAAAATTGAAGGGGCATGACATCATGGCACTTGAACGCTTTGATCCAGAAGTAAAGCACATGATCGTCTTTGATGTATTGTCTTACGATTCCCCTGTTGGCGACAAAGGCGATAAGATGCGCTTGTTCCTTACAGATGCCGGCTATCAGAAATTTTTAGAGAGCCAGGAACGGGGCGAAGTGAAACTGAAAAACCATGCGAAGGTCTCTGACGGTCATCTCCATTATGACCGCAGGGATCATGCCTTGTAA
- a CDS encoding response regulator yields MAEYCKVVIIDDEFIMRQGMKHMLDWEKEGFQIVGEASNGQEGLEVIEKTKPSIVLTDIVMPVLDGIEFSEILNKRFPEMQLVILSSYDKFEYVKATFLNGVVDYILKPTLNPEILLSTLKKVAGKIPGMELERKEIDSVQSQMERFLCGYQEKLDEALFVEYFPHTLYRLLGINLKKVCGNQKDKIASVQESIFDFFQSKKEYVHCHVFLEEEVFCCIFNFRVKDEKLVLADGKVTLRYQQNVA; encoded by the coding sequence ATGGCAGAATATTGTAAAGTGGTAATTATTGATGATGAATTTATTATGCGTCAAGGAATGAAGCACATGCTGGATTGGGAAAAGGAAGGTTTCCAAATTGTCGGTGAAGCTTCCAACGGGCAGGAAGGCTTGGAAGTGATTGAAAAGACAAAACCGAGTATTGTACTCACAGATATCGTGATGCCTGTGCTTGATGGAATTGAATTTTCAGAAATTTTAAATAAACGTTTTCCGGAAATGCAGCTTGTGATATTGAGTAGTTACGATAAATTTGAATATGTGAAGGCTACATTTCTAAATGGGGTAGTGGATTATATTTTAAAACCGACATTAAATCCGGAAATTTTGCTTTCAACTTTGAAAAAAGTGGCTGGAAAAATTCCGGGAATGGAACTTGAGCGAAAAGAAATTGATTCCGTTCAAAGCCAGATGGAACGGTTTTTATGTGGTTATCAAGAAAAGTTAGATGAAGCATTGTTTGTGGAGTATTTTCCGCATACACTGTATCGACTTTTGGGGATCAATTTGAAAAAAGTGTGTGGAAATCAAAAAGATAAGATAGCATCTGTGCAGGAAAGTATTTTCGATTTTTTTCAGAGTAAGAAAGAGTATGTGCATTGCCATGTTTTTTTAGAGGAAGAGGTATTCTGTTGTATCTTTAACTTTCGTGTCAAAGATGAAAAGCTTGTATTGGCGGATGGAAAGGTAACATTGAGATACCAGCAAAATGTGGCATAA